TCCGCGAGCAGGTCCAGCGCCACCGCCTGGTGCAGGGGCAACCGGGTGCGGGTGCGGCCGGGCATGGCGCCCGCCTCCTCCAGGAGGTCCGCGACGCGCTTGAGCTCCTCGACGTCCGCCTCCGCGAAGGAGCCGTCCTTGAGGGGCACGAACTTGCGCCCCGAGTCCAGCCACATGCGCACGGCGCCCAGGTCCACGGCCTGGTCGTCGGTCACGAACTCCGCGTCCAGGTCGAACCACTGCACGCCGCTCATGCCCACGCGGATGCGCGGCTTGAGCTTCGGACGCAGCCGCACCTTGAGCGCCTGCACGCCGTAGCGCTCCCACTCCGCGGGCAGGCTCGCCAGGCCTCGCGCCCAGAACTCCAGGGCCACGTCACCCGTCGCGTCGAACGCCTGCGCGCCCGGGTCGAAGCGCAGCCCCTGGTCCAGGAGCAGCTTGCCCGCGGAGCGCTCCACCTCGTCTCGGCGGCGGTACAGCTTGCGGGCCTCCTCGCCCACGCCGCTCGCGTAGCCCAGGTGCGTCGCCGTGGGGGACACCGCCACGGTCGTCTGTCCGTAGCGCGCGGCCAGCTGCACCTTCACGCGCTCGGCGGCGCCCTCCAGGGTGAGCACGAAGCGCGGCTCCACCGACTCGTCGACTTCGATGTCGTCCGCCTTCAGCGACATGCGGAAGCGCGGCAGGTGCGCGGCGAAGAACGTCAGCACCCGGTCCAGCTGTCCGGCCGGGAAGGCCATGGACGGCTCCAGCAGCCACTTGCGCAACAGGCGCGGCGGGAAGTCCGGCTCCACCGGGTGGAGGTTCTGCGCCTGGATGACCCAGGTGCGCCGGCCCGCCAGCACGATGACGTCCTTGAGCGGGTAGCCCACGCCGTCCGGGAACAGCAGCTCGATCTGCGCGGTGGCGCCGTCCGGACGCGACTCCAGGTGGATCTGCGGCCGCACCGGCGCGTCCATGTAGACGAGCGGCGTGCCCCGGTAGATGACCCGGCGCTGGCGCAGCAGCTCCAGCACCTCGCACAGGTCCTCGTCGGACAGCACGATGCGCGAGTCGTAGCGGTGCTCATGGCGCGACAGCACCATGAAGATGCGCTCGTCCGCGGGCGCGATGCGGCTGCCCGCCTGGAGCAGCCGCTTCACGTGCACGGGGCCCTTGGTCTGCGCGTCCTGACGGCGCACATCCACGACCCAGTGGCGGCCGTTGGAGCCCCCCGTGCTCGTGTTGGCGGGGGTGAGCCGGTAGAGGAACTCGTAGTCTGGCAGCGACGACAGGCCCAGCCAGCTCTCCACCTTCGCGAGCGCGGGGAGGACGACGCCGTCCACCCCCGGCACTCCGCCGGGGAGCTCCGCCTCGTCGTCCATGGGCGCTTCCTCCACCACGTCAGGCGGCGGTGGCGGAGGGGCGACCTTCTGCGGCGGGGGCGGCGGCCGGAACCGGGCCGCGTAGATGAGTGCCACGGCGACCACGTGCTCGCAATGCGGGCCCATGGTGTTCCACACCGGGCAGGTGCAGGAGGAAACAACCTTCCCCTCTCCTGGAACCAGGGCGACGTCGTAGCGTTCCCCGGACGGTCCCGCGACCTGCGCGCGGATGCGTTCGGGTTCACGTGTCAGGCCGAAGACGCGGCGGCCCTCGGCCACCTCACGGCCTTTCTTGAACGTGGCGGGCTGGACCTCGGCCTTGAGGGCGCGAAGCCAGAGTCCGTCCTGGGGGGAGAGAGGGTCTCGGGTGTCAGCGGTGGTTTGCACGGCTTGCAAGGCCCCAGACTCCTTGGTCGGGGGGAACCGCCTCGCTTAACACAGCGACGGCTTCCCCGCGCGCGGGAAAAAATACGGCGTCGGCCAGCGGATGCGGTCCGCCAGCGCGAAGCTGTGAGATCATCAACGTCCGCCATGTCCTGGTCCCGTCCCAGCCCGCCCGTTCCGCGGCCGTCGCCCCTCCGGCCTCCCACCCGGGGGCCCGACGGGCCGGACGCCCCCCGGGACAGGTGCCCGGGGCACCGGGGCCCCCGCCAGCAGCGTCCGCCGCCCTGACCGCCGTCCCCCTTCCGGAGCCCCCATGTCCCTCGACCCCACGCTCGTCTCCGACCTCCAGGCCGTCCTGCGCGACGTGCCGGACTTCCCCAAGCCCGGCATCGTCTTCAAGGACATCACCCCCATGCTGGCCGACCCCCGCCTCTTCGGCCGCGTGGTCAACGCCATGTCCGCCCCCTTCCGGGGCCAGCACATCACCAAGGTCGTGGGCGTGGAGTCGCGCGGCTTCCTCCTGGGCGCCCCCATCGCGCTGGCCCTGGACGCCGGCTTCGTCCCCGCGCGCAAGCCCGGCAAGCTCCCCCACAAGCGCATCGTGGAGCGCTACTCGCTGGAGTACGGCGCGGACGGCGTGGAGATGCACGAGGACGCCATCCTCCAGAACGAGCGCGTCCTCGTGGTGGATGACGTGCTCGCCACGGGCGGCACCGCCGACGCCACGGGCCGGCTCATCGGACGGCTGGGCGGGCAGATTGTCGGCTACAGCTTCCTCATCACCCTCGACTTCCTCGAGGGCGCGAAGCGGCTGGGCCCGGACAAGGTCACCTCCCTCCTCACCTTCTAGGCCACCCTCCTCCCCAGGCACGCCGTCCCGGCCCCGGCGGCACGCGGGTCCGGTTGACGGCCGCGCCGGGCGTGTTTATAAGTTGGTCACACAACCTAGAAACAAATCGGACCATGCCTCGACCCTCCAACACCGAAGCGCGCCGGGAGCAGATTGTCGCCGGGCTGCTCAAGGCCATGGCCGAGCGCGGCTACGAGGGCGCGTCGGTGGCGGAGATCGCCCGCGCGGCCGGGCTGAGCGCGGGGCTGGTGCACTACCACTTCGAGGACAAGCAGGAGATCCTCCTGACCCTGGTGCGCTCGCTGGCGTCTCGCGCGCGGCAGCGCTTCGCCAGCCGGCTGTCGAAGCTTCCGGCGGACGACGCGCGCGGGCGGGTGGAGGCGTTCGTGGAGGCGTTCCTCGCCACCGGGCCGGACGCGGACGTGGCGGCGGTGGCGGGCTGGGTGACCATCAGCGCGGAGGCCATCCGGCAGCCGGAGGTCCGCGTCGCCTACGAGGAGGTCGTCCGCGCGGACCTGGAGCAGTTGGAGTCACTGGTCGCGGCGGTGGTGGGCAAGCGCCGCGCGCGTCCGCTGGCCGCGGGCCTCTTCGCCGCCATCCAGGGCTACTTCGTGCTCTCCGCGAGCGCGCCCGGGCTCGTGCCTCCGGGGTCCGCGGCGGGCACCGTGAAGCGCATGGCGGCGGGGCTCCTGGACGCGGCCAGCGCGAAGGACGACGAATGAGGCCCCCTTCCCCCCCGCCGCGCGGGGCCGGTCTGTCTTCTTCCCCCGGACCTTCAAGGGCCGGGAGGACTCGTGAGGTGTCGTGATGACCATCGCGATCTACGCAGGCAGCTTCGACCCCGTCACGGCGGGACACCTGTCGGTGGTGCGCCAGGCGGCCCGCCTCTTCAGCCACGTGGTGGTGGTGGTGGCCGTCAACCCGAACAAGCGCACGCTGCTCACGGCGGACGAGCGCATCGCGCTCATCCGTGAGGCCGTGGCGCGGCACCCCAACGTCACCGTCACGTTCACCGAAGGGCTCATCGTGGAGCTGGCGCGGGAGATTGGCGCGAGCGTGCTCCTGCGCGGGGTCCGCGGCGCCACGGATGCGCAGTTCGAGACGGAGCTGGCGCAGATGAACCGGGCGCTCGCGCCTGAACTGTCCACCCTCTTCCTCCCCGCGGAGGCGCACCTCGCCGAGGTGTCCAGCAGCGCGCTCAAGGAGCGCATCACGCGCGGCGAGGACGTGTCCGCCTACTGCCCTCCCGCCGTCGTCGCGAAGCTGCGCGAGCGGCTGTCCCCTTCCGTCCGGAGCCACCCATGAGCCTGTCCTTCATTCCCCTCGGCGTCGGTGATGCCTTCTCCGCGCTCCACTACTCGTCGTGCCTCGCGGTGGAGGCGGAGGACCAGGTGCTGCTCATCGACTGCCCGCACCCCATCCGCAAGATGATGCGCGAGGCCTCCGAGTCCTCTGGCGTGCCGCTGGACGTGGAGCGCGTCAGCGCCGTGGCCCTCACGCACCTGCACGCGGACCACGCCTCCGGGCTGGAGAGCCTGGCCTACTTCTCGTTCTTCGTGCTGCAGCGGAAGATGGAGCTGCTCGCGCACCCGAGCATCACCCGGCGCCTCTGGGAGGGCCACCTGGCCGCGGGCATGGAGTGCCTCATCGAGGAGCACGGCGCGGGGCCCAGCGACAAGCACTTCGAGGACTACTTCACGCACACGCCGCTGCACCTGGAGCGCGCGGTGCGCCACGGCCCGTTCGAAATCGAGTGCCGCTTCACCTACCACCACGTGCCCACCACCGCGTTCCGCATCCGCGCCGGAGGCCGGTGCCTGGGCTACAGCGCGGACACCGCGTTCGACGAAGGCCTCATCGCGTGGCTGTCGGAAGCGGACCTCGTCATCCACGAGACGAACTACGGGGTGCACACGCCCTACGAGAAGCTCGCCGCCCTGCCGGAGGCCACGCGCGCGAAGATGCGCCTCATCCACTACCCGGACCTGTTCGACGCGAGCGGCAGCGTCATCGAACCGCTGGCGCAGGGGCGGCGCTACACCGTCTGAGGGAGGACCGCGCGGCTGGCCGGATGCCCTTCATCCTCCGGGAAGAAGGGCTGCGA
This region of Corallococcus silvisoli genomic DNA includes:
- a CDS encoding DEAD/DEAH box helicase, translated to MQTTADTRDPLSPQDGLWLRALKAEVQPATFKKGREVAEGRRVFGLTREPERIRAQVAGPSGERYDVALVPGEGKVVSSCTCPVWNTMGPHCEHVVAVALIYAARFRPPPPPQKVAPPPPPPDVVEEAPMDDEAELPGGVPGVDGVVLPALAKVESWLGLSSLPDYEFLYRLTPANTSTGGSNGRHWVVDVRRQDAQTKGPVHVKRLLQAGSRIAPADERIFMVLSRHEHRYDSRIVLSDEDLCEVLELLRQRRVIYRGTPLVYMDAPVRPQIHLESRPDGATAQIELLFPDGVGYPLKDVIVLAGRRTWVIQAQNLHPVEPDFPPRLLRKWLLEPSMAFPAGQLDRVLTFFAAHLPRFRMSLKADDIEVDESVEPRFVLTLEGAAERVKVQLAARYGQTTVAVSPTATHLGYASGVGEEARKLYRRRDEVERSAGKLLLDQGLRFDPGAQAFDATGDVALEFWARGLASLPAEWERYGVQALKVRLRPKLKPRIRVGMSGVQWFDLDAEFVTDDQAVDLGAVRMWLDSGRKFVPLKDGSFAEADVEELKRVADLLEEAGAMPGRTRTRLPLHQAVALDLLADLSEFTEVEAKARQAMLALRESAGVPKVAVPEGLQATLRHYQEAGLSWLWFLRRHGLSGILADDMGLGKTIQSLSLMQKVANDEGRKPSLVVAPTSVLANWEREAERFTPGLKAMVWHGQDRRERAEDLKGMDLVLTSYALVRRDLEQLSQVGFRYVILDEAQNIKNADSATAQACKSLPSETRLALTGTPLENRLSELWSIFDFLMPGFLGSAEGFSDRYEQPIQVANDATAKDRLRRRIQPFIMRRLKTEVAKDLPPKTESVAWCEMEPGQAALYREVLEESRRKVHESIEKVGFKRSRVSILAALMRLRQVCCDPRLLKMPPGTLLPSSAKLERFMQLVEDLVAEGHRALVFSQFTEMLELLKQEADKKGLRYLYLDGRTKDRMGKVDEYNRPDGPPLFFISLKAGGTGLNLTAADYVIHFDPWWNPAVEDQATDRTHRIGQTRAVISYKLITRGTVEEKILSLQRRKRDLAAGVLGTDGDDMGRNLTEQDIQELFTEI
- a CDS encoding adenine phosphoribosyltransferase, which gives rise to MSLDPTLVSDLQAVLRDVPDFPKPGIVFKDITPMLADPRLFGRVVNAMSAPFRGQHITKVVGVESRGFLLGAPIALALDAGFVPARKPGKLPHKRIVERYSLEYGADGVEMHEDAILQNERVLVVDDVLATGGTADATGRLIGRLGGQIVGYSFLITLDFLEGAKRLGPDKVTSLLTF
- a CDS encoding TetR/AcrR family transcriptional regulator — encoded protein: MPRPSNTEARREQIVAGLLKAMAERGYEGASVAEIARAAGLSAGLVHYHFEDKQEILLTLVRSLASRARQRFASRLSKLPADDARGRVEAFVEAFLATGPDADVAAVAGWVTISAEAIRQPEVRVAYEEVVRADLEQLESLVAAVVGKRRARPLAAGLFAAIQGYFVLSASAPGLVPPGSAAGTVKRMAAGLLDAASAKDDE
- the coaD gene encoding pantetheine-phosphate adenylyltransferase, which produces MTIAIYAGSFDPVTAGHLSVVRQAARLFSHVVVVVAVNPNKRTLLTADERIALIREAVARHPNVTVTFTEGLIVELAREIGASVLLRGVRGATDAQFETELAQMNRALAPELSTLFLPAEAHLAEVSSSALKERITRGEDVSAYCPPAVVAKLRERLSPSVRSHP
- a CDS encoding MBL fold metallo-hydrolase, whose product is MSLSFIPLGVGDAFSALHYSSCLAVEAEDQVLLIDCPHPIRKMMREASESSGVPLDVERVSAVALTHLHADHASGLESLAYFSFFVLQRKMELLAHPSITRRLWEGHLAAGMECLIEEHGAGPSDKHFEDYFTHTPLHLERAVRHGPFEIECRFTYHHVPTTAFRIRAGGRCLGYSADTAFDEGLIAWLSEADLVIHETNYGVHTPYEKLAALPEATRAKMRLIHYPDLFDASGSVIEPLAQGRRYTV